In a genomic window of Croceibacterium sp. TMG7-5b_MA50:
- the purH gene encoding bifunctional phosphoribosylaminoimidazolecarboxamide formyltransferase/IMP cyclohydrolase, with product MTDVTIRRALLSVSDKTGLVDLASRLNKGGVELVSTGGTARALRDAGLPVLDVSDVTGFPEMMDGRVKTLHPLVHGGLLAVRDDPAHAAAMDAHDITAIDLLVVNLYPFEATVARGAERDEIIENIDIGGPAMVRSSAKNHAFVSIVTDPADYSALLAELAEHDGATTLAFRRRMAAKAFAATAAYDGMISQWFAFADQGQAFPDMLAMPARKQAELRYGENPHQQAALYLPMGPAAPGLAQAQQVQGKALSYNNYNDADAALELVAEFAGEAPTVVIVKHANPCGVAQADTLAQAWADALACDPVSAFGGIVAVNRPLDEATAQAICRIFTEVVIAPGADEAARAAFAAKPNLRLLLVDELPDPRRAGLLVKPIAGALLAQTRDGGAITAADLQVVTDRAPTNQEVADCLFAWTVARHVKSNAIVYAKDGITAGIGAGQMNRKDSSRIAAQRAREMAEIAGWAQARTIGSAMASDAFLPFADGIEMAVDAGATAIIQPGGSIRDAEVIAAANAAGIAMVFTGMRHFRH from the coding sequence ATGACTGACGTGACGATCCGGCGGGCGCTGCTGTCCGTGTCCGACAAGACCGGGCTGGTGGACCTTGCCAGCCGCCTCAACAAGGGCGGGGTGGAGCTGGTGTCCACGGGCGGCACCGCGCGCGCACTGCGCGATGCGGGCCTGCCGGTGCTGGACGTGTCGGACGTGACCGGCTTTCCCGAGATGATGGACGGCCGGGTCAAGACGCTGCACCCCCTGGTGCATGGTGGCCTGCTGGCGGTGCGCGACGATCCGGCGCACGCCGCCGCGATGGACGCGCATGACATCACCGCGATCGACCTCCTGGTGGTCAATCTCTACCCCTTTGAAGCGACGGTGGCGCGCGGGGCGGAGCGGGACGAGATCATCGAGAACATCGATATCGGCGGGCCCGCCATGGTCCGCTCCTCCGCCAAGAACCACGCCTTCGTCTCAATTGTGACCGATCCCGCCGACTATTCCGCGCTGCTGGCCGAACTGGCGGAACATGACGGCGCCACCACGCTCGCGTTCCGTCGGCGCATGGCCGCCAAGGCATTCGCCGCCACCGCCGCCTATGACGGCATGATCAGCCAGTGGTTCGCCTTCGCCGATCAGGGGCAGGCCTTCCCCGACATGCTGGCCATGCCCGCGCGCAAGCAGGCCGAGCTGCGTTATGGCGAAAACCCGCACCAGCAGGCGGCGCTGTACCTGCCGATGGGGCCAGCGGCTCCCGGCCTGGCGCAGGCGCAGCAGGTGCAGGGCAAGGCGCTGTCCTACAACAATTACAACGATGCCGATGCCGCGCTGGAGCTGGTGGCGGAATTCGCGGGTGAGGCGCCGACAGTGGTTATCGTCAAGCACGCCAATCCGTGCGGGGTGGCGCAGGCGGACACGCTGGCGCAGGCATGGGCTGACGCGCTGGCCTGCGATCCGGTGTCGGCGTTCGGCGGGATCGTCGCGGTCAACCGCCCGCTGGACGAGGCGACGGCGCAGGCGATCTGCCGCATCTTCACCGAAGTGGTGATCGCGCCGGGCGCGGACGAGGCGGCGCGCGCCGCCTTCGCCGCCAAGCCGAACCTGCGCCTGCTGCTGGTGGATGAACTGCCCGATCCGCGCCGCGCCGGCCTGCTGGTGAAGCCGATCGCCGGCGCGCTGCTGGCGCAGACCCGCGACGGTGGGGCGATCACCGCCGCCGACCTGCAGGTCGTGACCGACCGCGCGCCCACCAATCAGGAGGTCGCCGACTGCCTGTTCGCCTGGACGGTGGCACGGCACGTGAAGTCCAACGCCATCGTCTATGCCAAGGACGGCATCACCGCTGGCATCGGCGCGGGGCAGATGAACCGCAAGGATTCCAGCCGGATCGCCGCGCAGCGCGCACGGGAAATGGCGGAGATCGCCGGCTGGGCACAGGCGCGCACGATCGGATCGGCCATGGCATCCGACGCCTTCCTGCCGTTCGCAGACGGGATCGAAATGGCGGTTGATGCGGGCGCGACCGCCATCATTCAACCCGGCGGATCGATCCGCGATGCGGAGGTGATCGCGGCGGCGAACGCGGCGGGCATCGCCATGG
- a CDS encoding heparinase II/III family protein has product METLPAVSFAPDVGAGEKLLRLGYRLGLSGSTLSRPFGRPLRPRLLATVESPLPGHRPAGLALRAGHILAAGVRTPLVSIDYSAAATLPPPLERVVHGFGWMRDLAAAGTTAQGAAVAERMLRGWLDANGRSGAARKGAGWRVGHGGHRLLAWLVHAPLILGGSDKPFRARVLAAIADHAGWLDRAAGRADNPLEALAGWCAITAAGLLLPDGAPRRLYGERGLGEAMEELVGRDGGVLSRSPCAQIEAIELLVELAACYRATRRPLPPHIAAMLQLLVPPLLTVLHADGSLGSWQGAAAVDAARMRSLLAASDVRARPLIDARQWGYQRVAAGINDRRRTVLLVDAAPPPLARHAQTGCASTLAIELSAGPQRIVVNCGGGSLAGGQVPTRMEPLLRATAAHSTLVLDDANSTAVKPAGRLGAGVSEVEVDRRRAVLPDGREATEVEASHDGYGSRLGLVHRRVVTLSDDGALLLGEDRLEPVGRRGRRAKVPYGLRFHLGPGIEPVPVDAGDGVLLPLPDSSEWAFHAPGHAVMVDESLWVDGDGQPHPVQQLVLEGTLPGAGEALTIAWRFERMGN; this is encoded by the coding sequence GTGGAGACGCTGCCGGCCGTCTCCTTCGCGCCGGATGTCGGTGCGGGGGAGAAGTTGCTGCGGCTGGGTTACCGCCTGGGCCTGTCGGGCAGCACGCTGTCCCGCCCGTTCGGCCGTCCGCTGCGCCCGCGCCTGCTGGCGACGGTGGAAAGCCCGCTGCCCGGGCATCGCCCGGCGGGTCTCGCACTGCGGGCCGGGCACATCCTCGCCGCCGGGGTGCGCACGCCGCTCGTCTCCATCGACTATTCCGCCGCCGCCACCTTGCCGCCCCCGCTGGAACGGGTGGTGCATGGCTTTGGCTGGATGCGCGATTTGGCCGCCGCAGGCACAACCGCGCAGGGGGCGGCGGTGGCGGAACGGATGCTGCGCGGCTGGCTGGATGCCAATGGCCGCAGCGGCGCCGCGCGCAAGGGTGCGGGGTGGCGCGTCGGCCATGGCGGTCATCGCCTGCTCGCCTGGCTGGTCCATGCCCCGCTGATCCTGGGTGGCAGCGACAAGCCGTTCCGCGCCCGCGTGCTGGCCGCCATTGCCGACCATGCCGGCTGGCTGGACCGGGCGGCCGGGCGGGCGGACAATCCGCTGGAGGCGCTGGCCGGCTGGTGCGCGATCACCGCCGCCGGGCTGCTGTTGCCCGACGGTGCGCCGCGCCGCCTGTATGGCGAGCGCGGGCTGGGTGAGGCGATGGAGGAGCTGGTCGGCCGCGATGGCGGTGTGCTGTCGCGCAGCCCGTGCGCGCAGATCGAGGCGATCGAGCTGCTGGTGGAGCTCGCCGCCTGTTACCGCGCCACGCGCCGCCCGCTGCCGCCGCACATCGCCGCCATGCTGCAATTGCTGGTCCCGCCGTTGCTGACGGTGCTGCACGCCGATGGCTCGCTCGGCAGCTGGCAGGGGGCGGCGGCGGTGGATGCCGCACGGATGCGGTCGCTCCTCGCCGCCAGCGACGTCCGCGCGCGACCGCTGATCGATGCGCGGCAATGGGGCTACCAGCGGGTCGCCGCCGGTATCAACGATCGCCGTCGCACCGTGCTGCTGGTCGATGCCGCGCCGCCGCCACTGGCGCGGCATGCGCAGACCGGCTGTGCCTCCACCCTGGCGATCGAGCTGTCGGCGGGGCCGCAGCGCATTGTGGTCAATTGCGGCGGCGGGTCGCTGGCGGGCGGGCAGGTCCCCACGCGGATGGAGCCGCTGCTGCGCGCCACCGCAGCGCATTCCACGCTGGTGCTGGACGATGCCAACAGCACGGCGGTGAAGCCTGCCGGCCGTCTCGGCGCCGGGGTCAGCGAGGTGGAGGTGGATCGCCGCCGCGCCGTGTTGCCCGACGGGCGCGAGGCGACGGAAGTGGAGGCAAGCCATGACGGCTATGGCAGCCGCCTGGGCCTGGTCCACCGGCGGGTCGTGACGTTGAGCGACGATGGCGCGCTGCTGCTGGGGGAGGACCGGCTGGAACCGGTCGGCCGCCGGGGCCGCCGCGCCAAGGTGCCCTACGGCTTGCGCTTCCACCTGGGTCCGGGGATAGAGCCGGTTCCGGTGGACGCCGGTGATGGCGTCTTGCTGCCGCTGCCTGACAGCAGCGAGTGGGCGTTCCACGCACCCGGCCATGCCGTGATGGTGGACGAAAGCCTGTGGGTCGATGGCGACGGGCAGCCGCATCCGGTTCAGCAACTGGTCCTGGAGGGCACGCTGCCGGGTGCCGGAGAGGCGCTGACCATCGCCTGGCGATTCGAGCGAATGGGGAATTGA
- the rpe gene encoding ribulose-phosphate 3-epimerase: MPTPLISPSILSADFARLGEEVRAIDAAGADWIHIDVMDGHFVPNLTFGPAVTAAIRPWTTRPFDVHLMVSPVDLWIEPFAKAGADIITVHPEAGAHTHRTVQAIRAAGAKPGISLNPATPAKMLDYLLEEIDLVLVMSVNPGFGGQSFITSQLKKIEAIRRMIDKSGRDIRLEVDGGVSPITARQCVEAGADVLVAGSAAFAGGPERYAANIAALRGTVGA; this comes from the coding sequence CTGCCGACACCCCTGATCTCGCCATCCATCCTGTCCGCCGACTTCGCGCGGCTGGGGGAGGAGGTGCGCGCGATCGACGCGGCGGGGGCGGACTGGATCCATATCGATGTGATGGACGGCCATTTCGTGCCGAACCTGACCTTCGGCCCGGCGGTCACCGCCGCGATCCGGCCATGGACGACCAGGCCGTTCGACGTGCACCTGATGGTGAGCCCGGTCGATCTGTGGATCGAGCCCTTCGCCAAGGCCGGCGCCGACATCATCACCGTCCATCCGGAGGCCGGCGCGCATACCCACCGCACCGTGCAGGCGATCCGCGCGGCGGGGGCGAAGCCGGGCATCTCGCTCAATCCGGCGACCCCGGCCAAGATGCTCGACTACCTGCTGGAGGAGATCGACCTGGTGCTGGTGATGAGCGTCAATCCCGGCTTCGGCGGGCAGAGCTTCATCACCAGCCAGCTGAAGAAGATCGAGGCGATCCGCCGGATGATCGACAAGAGCGGCCGGGACATCCGGTTGGAGGTCGATGGCGGGGTCAGCCCCATTACGGCGCGGCAATGCGTGGAGGCCGGGGCCGATGTGCTGGTGGCGGGCAGCGCCGCCTTCGCCGGCGGGCCGGAGCGCTACGCCGCGAACATCGCCGCCCTGCGCGGGACGGTGGGGGCCTGA
- a CDS encoding glycosyltransferase: MPAVSIICIYLNAERFLAEALDSVLAQDRTDWELLLVDDGSTDGSAAIAAAYAAGDPRMRCLAHPGGGNRGMSAARNLGLAEASADWIAFIDADDRWHPHKLSAQLAIVGREPRIALLAGCVNYWASWQGGADMPTPTGHRHDVLIPPPDAALALYPLGPAGAPCPSDVLVRRATLHQLGNFENEFTNSFEDCAAFGKLFATQPVWFSSQVWLNYRIHPGSSVAGMIGGGQYPARRRFFLRWYLGWLRRNGVAEVARAVRRRLWLDRLRPATYRHTAPGRLAWRLRQGLRR, encoded by the coding sequence GTGCCCGCCGTGTCGATCATCTGCATCTACCTGAACGCGGAGCGTTTCCTGGCGGAGGCGCTGGACAGTGTGCTGGCGCAGGATCGCACCGATTGGGAACTGCTGCTGGTGGATGACGGCTCCACCGATGGCAGCGCCGCGATCGCCGCCGCCTACGCCGCCGGCGACCCGCGCATGCGCTGCCTGGCACATCCGGGTGGCGGCAATCGGGGGATGAGCGCGGCCCGCAATCTTGGGCTGGCAGAGGCGAGCGCCGACTGGATCGCGTTCATCGATGCCGACGATCGCTGGCATCCGCACAAGCTGTCCGCCCAGCTGGCGATCGTCGGTCGAGAGCCGCGCATCGCGTTGCTGGCCGGATGCGTGAACTATTGGGCCAGTTGGCAGGGCGGCGCCGACATGCCGACCCCAACCGGCCATCGCCACGACGTGCTGATCCCGCCGCCGGATGCGGCGCTGGCGCTGTACCCGCTGGGTCCGGCAGGTGCGCCGTGCCCGTCCGATGTGCTGGTGCGACGTGCGACTTTGCATCAGCTTGGCAATTTCGAGAACGAGTTCACAAATTCGTTCGAGGATTGCGCCGCCTTCGGCAAGCTGTTCGCCACGCAGCCGGTCTGGTTCTCCAGTCAGGTCTGGCTGAATTACCGCATCCATCCCGGCAGCTCCGTCGCGGGCATGATCGGCGGTGGCCAGTACCCTGCGCGGCGGCGATTCTTCCTGCGCTGGTATCTCGGCTGGCTGCGACGCAACGGCGTGGCCGAAGTCGCGCGCGCCGTGCGCCGCCGCCTTTGGCTGGACCGGCTGCGGCCCGCGACCTACCGTCACACCGCGCCCGGCCGGCTCGCTTGGCGCCTCCGGCAGGGGCTGCGGCGGTGA
- a CDS encoding glycosyltransferase, whose protein sequence is MRISVIIPAHNAAPWLAEAVASIHAQDVSAEVIVVDDGSADATATIAASLPGVRLLRHPQARGPSAARNTGADAATGTAVLFLDADDRLLPGALAHAAACLTATPDAAFVYGAHRRVDAQWRPLTPLVLERCEPDARLAFLATNCVGMIATALFDRGKLLAAGGFDEGLRNCEDYDLFLRLAIRWPVASHPHPMAEYRIHGTNASADPARVLHAAWAVQARHAPADTAGRAAMAAGHRRWARAYALSAWRDNAGLPLPRIAGQRWRMARLAPAASLFAAAIWAARRVLPPAAFASAKRRLTGTPAPGHVDFGDLDRATPVSPNFGYDRGTPIDRWYIERFLDRHRADIRGRVLEVGDAAYSRQFGGAAIARQDVLHAHADNPEATIVGDLGQPGLLPEGAFDCIVLTQTLMLVWDMPAAAAELARALKPGGVLLLTVPGTSSVDRGEWGERWYWSLTGASVTRMFGELFGPDNIAVTVEGNVYAATCFLHGLAQEEVNAAWLERADPAYPMVVTLRAVKPGASAGT, encoded by the coding sequence GTGAGGATCAGCGTCATCATTCCGGCCCACAATGCCGCGCCGTGGCTGGCGGAGGCGGTCGCCAGCATCCACGCGCAGGACGTGTCGGCGGAGGTGATCGTGGTCGATGACGGGTCGGCTGACGCGACAGCGACCATTGCCGCAAGCCTCCCCGGCGTGCGCCTGCTGCGCCATCCGCAGGCGCGCGGGCCATCGGCTGCACGCAATACCGGGGCCGACGCGGCGACCGGCACGGCGGTGCTGTTCCTCGATGCGGACGACCGGCTGCTGCCCGGCGCACTCGCCCATGCAGCCGCGTGCCTGACTGCGACTCCGGATGCGGCCTTCGTCTATGGCGCGCACCGGCGGGTGGATGCGCAGTGGCGCCCGCTGACGCCGCTGGTGCTGGAACGGTGTGAACCCGACGCCCGGCTTGCCTTCCTTGCCACCAATTGCGTGGGCATGATCGCCACCGCCCTGTTCGACCGGGGCAAGCTGCTGGCGGCGGGCGGCTTCGACGAAGGGCTGCGCAATTGCGAGGATTACGACCTGTTCCTGCGGCTGGCGATCCGCTGGCCAGTCGCCAGCCATCCGCACCCGATGGCGGAATACCGCATCCATGGCACCAACGCCTCCGCCGATCCGGCGCGGGTGCTGCACGCGGCCTGGGCGGTGCAGGCCCGGCACGCGCCGGCTGATACTGCCGGGCGCGCCGCGATGGCCGCAGGACATCGGCGATGGGCGCGCGCCTATGCGCTGTCGGCCTGGCGTGACAATGCGGGCCTTCCGCTGCCGCGCATTGCCGGGCAAAGATGGCGCATGGCCCGTCTCGCCCCTGCCGCTTCGCTGTTCGCCGCCGCCATCTGGGCGGCCCGCCGGGTACTGCCGCCCGCCGCCTTCGCCAGTGCCAAGCGTCGGCTGACCGGCACCCCCGCGCCCGGCCACGTCGATTTCGGCGACCTCGATCGCGCCACCCCCGTCTCCCCCAATTTCGGCTATGACCGGGGCACGCCGATCGACCGCTGGTACATCGAACGCTTCCTGGACCGGCACCGCGCCGACATTCGCGGCCGCGTGCTGGAAGTGGGTGATGCCGCCTACAGCCGCCAGTTCGGCGGCGCGGCGATCGCCCGGCAGGACGTGCTGCACGCCCATGCCGACAATCCGGAGGCGACGATCGTCGGCGATCTGGGCCAGCCGGGCCTGCTGCCGGAAGGGGCCTTCGACTGCATCGTGCTGACGCAGACGCTGATGCTGGTGTGGGACATGCCCGCCGCCGCCGCGGAACTCGCGCGCGCGCTGAAGCCGGGCGGCGTGCTGCTGCTGACGGTGCCGGGCACCAGCAGCGTCGATCGCGGCGAATGGGGCGAACGCTGGTACTGGTCGCTGACCGGCGCCTCCGTCACCCGCATGTTCGGCGAACTGTTCGGGCCGGACAACATCGCGGTGACGGTGGAAGGCAATGTCTATGCCGCCACCTGCTTCCTCCACGGCCTGGCGCAGGAGGAGGTCAATGCCGCCTGGCTGGAGCGCGCCGATCCCGCCTATCCCATGGTGGTCACCTTGCGCGCGGTGAAGCCCGGCGCGTCCGCCGGAACTTAA
- a CDS encoding NAD(P)-dependent alcohol dehydrogenase, producing MRAVTIAAPGGLDRLRIMDRPDPGAPGPREIRVALHGSSLNFHDYLVCSGQSPAADGRVPMADGAGVVEAIGEGVAEFAVGDSVVSCFFPDWQDGPPTIGDFARTPGDGIDGFAQGTVVLPATAFTRAPAGYDAVEAATITTAGLTAWRALVVEGGLKAGDTVLVLGTGGVSIWALQIARAMGATVIATSSSDEKLERARQLGAAHGINYRSQPEWGQQARDWTGGRGVDHVIEVGGPATLGQSLNAVRVGGHISMIGVLTGRGGEVPTGMFLARQVRIGGIIVGSRRHQQDMVRAIDATGIRPVIDRRFSLEDLAEAFRYEESGGHFGKIGVEW from the coding sequence ATGCGTGCCGTCACCATCGCCGCCCCGGGCGGGCTGGACCGCCTGCGGATCATGGATCGGCCGGACCCCGGTGCGCCCGGCCCGAGGGAGATCCGCGTCGCGCTGCACGGCAGCTCGCTCAACTTTCACGATTACCTCGTCTGTTCCGGCCAGTCGCCCGCTGCCGACGGCCGCGTGCCCATGGCGGACGGCGCCGGCGTGGTGGAGGCGATCGGCGAGGGCGTCGCCGAATTCGCCGTGGGTGACAGCGTAGTGTCGTGCTTCTTCCCCGACTGGCAGGACGGGCCACCCACGATCGGTGACTTCGCCCGCACGCCGGGCGACGGGATCGATGGCTTCGCGCAAGGGACCGTCGTGCTGCCCGCCACCGCCTTCACCCGCGCGCCGGCCGGCTACGACGCGGTGGAGGCAGCGACGATCACCACCGCCGGACTCACCGCATGGCGCGCGTTGGTGGTGGAAGGCGGGCTGAAGGCGGGCGACACGGTGCTGGTGCTTGGCACCGGCGGCGTATCCATCTGGGCGCTGCAGATCGCCCGCGCGATGGGGGCGACGGTGATCGCTACCTCCTCCTCCGACGAGAAGCTGGAGCGCGCCCGCCAGCTCGGCGCGGCGCATGGCATCAACTACCGGTCACAGCCCGAATGGGGGCAACAGGCACGCGACTGGACCGGCGGCCGCGGCGTCGATCATGTGATCGAGGTCGGCGGCCCGGCCACCCTGGGCCAGTCGCTGAACGCGGTGCGGGTGGGCGGCCATATCTCCATGATCGGCGTACTGACCGGCCGCGGCGGGGAGGTGCCGACGGGCATGTTCCTGGCACGGCAGGTCCGGATCGGCGGCATCATCGTCGGCAGCCGCCGCCACCAGCAGGACATGGTGCGCGCGATCGACGCGACCGGCATCCGCCCGGTCATCGACCGGCGGTTCAGCCTGGAAGATCTGGCCGAGGCCTTCCGTTACGAGGAGAGCGGTGGACATTTCGGCAAGATCGGCGTCGAATGGTAA
- a CDS encoding glycoside hydrolase family 127 protein, producing the protein MDVTRRALLRGASTVALVLGSAELTLAAMAQPAPSGRRRVEPVPMRHVRLSRSPFADAFRANRDYLLALDPERLLHNFYLSAGLPARGPVYGGWEAMGIAGHTLGHWLSACALTVAGSGDAAIAARLDHALAEMARIQAAHGDGYLGGTTVERDGETVDGKLVFEEVRRGDIRSSGFDLNGGWVPLYTWHKVHAGLIDAHVLAGNPRAMPIMLALAGYLAGVLEPLSEEQLQRVLHAEHGGLNETYAETYALTGDARWLRLAERLRHRAVLDPLTAQQDRLQGLHANTQIPKVIGLARLHELTGDPSHAATARFFHDTVTQHHSYVIGGNSEREHFGAPDQLAGRITEATCEACNSYNMLKLTRHLYSWEPDARWFDFYERVQLNHIMAHQRPADGRFAYFMPLAAGARRVWSSPEDSFWCCVGSGMESHAKHGDSIWWADDATLYLNLFISSELDWPERELRVNLITIMPTEGHAIVAVDRTPRIGQSLAVRLPGWADGATLKLNGAPASYASRNGYAVLDRPVQAGDQIEVVLPMRLQAEPLPDDPALVAFRHGPLVLGADLGPAAEEFRGIAPALVVDGAPTAALTPLARGRRYAARGAMGEPLGFAPFFAQHDRRAAVYLRTFTPAGWETAREDYVRSAKEAYALAARTVDVLYLGEMQPERDHAFAAEASEVVNWSGRSARRLRPGQSFTAMLARRPGPAVLRLMVTEADRERPMIVSVNGQALERGEPTGVTAGNLVAVDYLVPSAGEQGRDRAEVSVTAERADAVIYEMRMMSATTAAE; encoded by the coding sequence ATGGACGTGACCCGTCGCGCATTGCTGCGCGGGGCCAGCACCGTGGCGCTGGTGCTGGGATCGGCGGAGCTTACACTGGCCGCGATGGCACAGCCCGCTCCCTCCGGGCGACGCCGGGTGGAGCCGGTGCCGATGCGTCATGTGCGCCTGAGCCGATCCCCCTTCGCCGACGCGTTCCGCGCCAATCGCGACTATCTGCTGGCGCTCGATCCTGAGCGGCTGCTGCACAATTTCTACCTGTCCGCCGGCCTGCCGGCACGCGGACCTGTCTATGGCGGGTGGGAGGCGATGGGGATCGCCGGCCATACGCTCGGCCACTGGCTGTCCGCCTGCGCGCTGACCGTCGCCGGCAGCGGCGACGCCGCGATCGCCGCCCGGCTGGACCATGCCCTGGCGGAGATGGCTCGCATCCAGGCGGCGCATGGCGACGGCTATCTGGGCGGCACCACGGTCGAACGGGACGGGGAGACAGTCGACGGCAAGCTGGTGTTCGAGGAGGTGCGCCGGGGCGATATCCGCAGCAGCGGGTTCGACCTCAATGGCGGCTGGGTGCCGCTCTATACCTGGCACAAGGTGCATGCCGGCCTGATCGACGCGCATGTGCTGGCCGGCAATCCCCGCGCCATGCCGATCATGCTGGCTCTGGCCGGCTATCTCGCCGGCGTGCTCGAACCGCTGAGCGAGGAGCAATTACAGCGCGTGCTGCATGCCGAACATGGCGGCCTCAACGAAACCTACGCCGAAACCTACGCACTGACTGGCGATGCCCGCTGGCTGCGGCTGGCGGAACGGCTGCGCCACCGGGCCGTGCTGGACCCGCTGACGGCGCAGCAGGACCGGTTGCAGGGGCTGCACGCCAACACGCAGATCCCCAAGGTCATCGGCCTCGCCCGCCTGCACGAGCTAACCGGCGACCCCTCCCATGCCGCCACGGCGCGCTTCTTCCACGACACGGTGACGCAGCATCACAGCTACGTCATCGGTGGCAATTCGGAACGCGAGCATTTCGGTGCGCCCGACCAGCTGGCCGGCCGCATCACGGAAGCGACGTGCGAGGCGTGCAACAGCTACAACATGCTGAAGCTGACGCGGCACCTCTATAGCTGGGAGCCGGATGCCCGCTGGTTCGACTTCTACGAGCGGGTGCAGCTGAACCACATCATGGCGCACCAGCGACCCGCCGATGGGCGCTTCGCCTATTTCATGCCGCTGGCCGCCGGCGCGCGCCGCGTATGGTCCAGCCCGGAGGACAGCTTCTGGTGCTGTGTCGGATCGGGCATGGAAAGCCATGCCAAGCACGGCGATAGCATCTGGTGGGCGGACGATGCGACGCTGTACCTGAACCTGTTCATCTCCTCCGAACTCGACTGGCCGGAGCGGGAATTGCGAGTAAACCTCATCACCATCATGCCGACGGAAGGCCACGCCATCGTGGCCGTCGATCGCACACCGCGCATAGGCCAATCCCTTGCGGTGCGCCTGCCCGGCTGGGCGGACGGCGCCACGCTGAAGCTGAACGGTGCCCCGGCGAGCTATGCGTCGCGTAATGGCTATGCCGTGCTGGACCGCCCGGTGCAGGCGGGCGACCAGATCGAGGTGGTGCTGCCGATGCGCCTGCAGGCGGAGCCGCTGCCCGATGATCCGGCACTGGTCGCCTTCCGCCATGGCCCGCTGGTGCTGGGCGCCGATCTCGGCCCGGCGGCGGAGGAGTTCCGCGGGATCGCGCCGGCGCTTGTGGTGGACGGCGCGCCGACAGCCGCGCTGACGCCGCTTGCCCGCGGCCGTCGCTATGCCGCGCGCGGCGCCATGGGCGAGCCGCTCGGCTTCGCCCCCTTCTTCGCGCAGCACGACCGGCGCGCGGCGGTGTATCTGCGCACCTTCACGCCCGCCGGGTGGGAGACCGCCCGCGAGGATTACGTGCGCTCCGCCAAGGAGGCATACGCACTGGCTGCGCGCACGGTGGACGTGCTCTATCTGGGCGAGATGCAGCCGGAACGGGACCATGCCTTCGCCGCGGAGGCGAGCGAGGTCGTGAACTGGAGCGGGCGCTCCGCCCGCCGGCTGCGGCCGGGGCAGTCCTTCACCGCGATGCTCGCCCGCAGGCCCGGTCCCGCCGTGCTGCGGCTGATGGTGACGGAGGCTGACCGCGAGCGGCCGATGATCGTCAGCGTAAACGGGCAGGCGTTGGAACGCGGCGAACCCACCGGCGTGACCGCGGGCAATCTGGTCGCGGTCGATTATCTCGTCCCTTCCGCCGGGGAACAGGGTCGCGACCGGGCGGAGGTGAGCGTCACTGCCGAGCGGGCCGATGCGGTCATCTATGAAATGCGGATGATGAGCGCGACGACCGCCGCCGAATAG